From a region of the Opitutales bacterium genome:
- the lptB gene encoding LPS export ABC transporter ATP-binding protein, producing the protein MAKTIEMESSGSATTVSGGIVAQGLRKQYGKRLVVQGVDLEIRPGEIVGLLGPNGAGKTTTFYMIVGLVRATEGAVSIDDRDITRKTINQRARMGIGYLPQESSVFARLTIWQNIEIVAELLPLKRSERKAKIAETLESMGLTHLSKQKAYTLSGGERRRLEIARALIMDPTYILMDEPFSGVDPISVADVQKIITDLKSKGISVLITDHNVRETLRIVDRAYLLYDGQILSHGTSEFLINDPDSRKFYLGDDFEM; encoded by the coding sequence ATGGCAAAGACTATTGAAATGGAAAGTTCAGGATCCGCCACAACGGTTTCTGGAGGGATCGTCGCCCAAGGCCTAAGAAAACAATACGGCAAACGCCTGGTCGTCCAGGGAGTCGATCTCGAAATACGCCCCGGTGAAATCGTTGGCCTGCTCGGACCCAATGGAGCAGGAAAAACAACGACGTTTTATATGATCGTTGGCCTGGTCCGTGCCACCGAAGGGGCCGTATCAATCGACGATCGAGATATCACGCGCAAAACTATCAATCAACGCGCACGCATGGGGATCGGATACCTGCCCCAAGAGTCTTCTGTTTTCGCCCGCCTGACGATTTGGCAAAATATCGAAATCGTCGCGGAGCTTTTGCCACTCAAACGATCGGAGCGAAAGGCAAAGATCGCCGAGACCCTTGAATCCATGGGGCTCACTCACTTGAGTAAGCAAAAGGCATACACACTCAGCGGCGGCGAACGCCGGCGCCTCGAGATCGCGCGCGCGTTGATCATGGACCCCACTTACATTCTCATGGACGAGCCGTTCAGTGGAGTCGATCCCATCAGCGTTGCCGACGTTCAGAAGATCATCACTGATCTCAAGTCGAAAGGAATCAGCGTACTCATCACCGACCACAATGTCCGCGAAACCCTCCGCATCGTCGACCGCGCCTACCTCCTCTACGACGGTCAGATCCTCAGCCACGGCACCAGCGAGTTTCTCATCAACGACCCCGATAGCAGGAAATTCTATCTTGGGGACGATTTTGAAATGTAG
- a CDS encoding AAA family ATPase, which produces MYQQFFGLSEMPFNITPNPRFLFLSKTHEEALQNLRYGVQEKKGFIALTGEVGCGKTTLCRKLLEELAPERYDTALIVNPRMSETQLLKGILSELGEASKARSKVDLQNQINRTLLERIHDGKDIVLIIDEAQNLSFEVMEQLRLLSNLETDDQKLLQIILIGQPELKEKLMEDRLRQLRQRILVFYDLQPLQVEDTQAYIQHRLNLAGANGKPHFTPRALRSIHRATSGTPRRINNLCDKALLAAFIRQSESIGWWDVRKARKDIDSIGK; this is translated from the coding sequence ATGTATCAACAGTTCTTCGGTCTGTCGGAAATGCCCTTCAACATCACTCCGAATCCCCGGTTCCTCTTTTTGAGCAAGACTCACGAAGAGGCGCTGCAGAACTTGCGCTATGGAGTTCAAGAGAAGAAGGGATTCATCGCTCTTACCGGTGAAGTCGGCTGTGGTAAAACTACTCTCTGCCGAAAACTTCTCGAAGAACTCGCACCCGAGCGCTACGACACCGCGCTTATCGTCAATCCGAGGATGTCTGAGACCCAACTCCTGAAAGGAATCTTGAGCGAACTCGGCGAAGCTTCAAAGGCACGATCGAAGGTAGATCTCCAAAATCAAATCAACCGTACGCTCCTTGAGCGGATTCACGATGGTAAAGATATCGTATTGATCATCGATGAAGCTCAAAATCTCTCCTTCGAGGTCATGGAGCAATTGCGCTTGTTGTCCAACCTCGAGACAGACGACCAAAAGCTATTGCAGATTATCCTTATCGGACAGCCTGAGCTAAAAGAGAAATTGATGGAAGATCGCCTGCGCCAATTACGGCAAAGGATTCTCGTATTTTATGACCTACAGCCCCTCCAGGTCGAAGATACTCAGGCTTACATACAGCACCGTCTCAATCTAGCGGGTGCCAACGGAAAACCCCACTTCACACCTCGAGCACTGCGCAGTATTCACAGGGCCACCAGCGGGACCCCACGCCGCATCAATAATTTGTGCGACAAGGCTCTACTTGCAGCCTTCATACGGCAGTCAGAGTCCATCGGCTGGTGGGATGTCAGAAAAGCGCGTAAAGACATCGACAGCATTGGGAAATAG
- a CDS encoding septum formation initiator family protein, with product MLRKTWLHTISYAHSKYLMGRGIHKVFTAALIGLQICVVCLFILWNRETHQHLTTQETRGAALEEEAAQLAQSIDQGRAHIHALREDKAYLEAVAREKLTLGESDEFLVKFPDRLRFNEESALGVDH from the coding sequence ATGTTAAGAAAAACTTGGCTTCACACGATTAGTTATGCACATAGTAAGTATTTGATGGGTAGAGGCATCCATAAGGTATTCACAGCCGCGCTAATTGGTCTACAGATTTGCGTGGTTTGCCTCTTTATTCTTTGGAACAGAGAGACACATCAGCATTTGACGACACAGGAAACTCGGGGCGCTGCACTTGAGGAAGAGGCAGCTCAACTCGCGCAGTCTATCGATCAAGGCCGTGCTCACATCCATGCGTTACGCGAAGACAAGGCCTACCTCGAAGCGGTGGCTAGAGAAAAGCTGACGCTCGGTGAAAGTGATGAGTTCCTGGTAAAATTTCCCGATCGCCTTCGTTTTAACGAGGAATCAGCGCTCGGCGTTGATCATTGA
- a CDS encoding HAD-IIIA family hydrolase — protein MSRSPQPDFSKVRALILDSDGVLTDGGVYITASGEQSRRFDIKDGLGLVRLREHGFHLAIISASPIPVVEHRARQLGINDVYVDEKRKLERAQELVEKWGLSIEAVAYIGDDLADLQMLAAVGLPIAVSDATDSAIEAAAYVTKKPGGFGAVREVCDLILQAHGHTASFNPSAI, from the coding sequence ATGAGCCGATCCCCACAACCCGATTTCTCGAAAGTCCGCGCTCTCATATTGGATAGCGATGGGGTGCTGACGGACGGCGGCGTCTATATCACAGCATCAGGCGAGCAAAGCCGCCGCTTCGATATCAAAGACGGTCTCGGTTTAGTCCGCTTACGTGAACACGGATTCCATCTCGCCATCATCAGCGCATCCCCCATCCCGGTCGTCGAACACAGAGCCAGACAACTCGGTATCAACGACGTCTATGTGGATGAAAAGCGTAAACTCGAACGCGCTCAAGAGCTCGTCGAGAAATGGGGCCTCAGCATAGAAGCTGTAGCCTACATCGGAGACGATTTAGCAGACTTACAAATGTTGGCCGCCGTCGGCCTTCCCATTGCCGTAAGCGACGCCACCGACAGCGCCATCGAGGCTGCCGCCTACGTTACGAAGAAACCGGGAGGCTTCGGCGCCGTCCGCGAAGTATGCGACCTTATACTCCAAGCTCACGGCCATACCGCGTCCTTTAACCCCAGCGCGATTTAG